Genomic window (Bacteroidota bacterium):
TAGATATATGTATTGTTTCAAAAAAGAAACTGGAGCATTATTGTGGAAGTTTAAAACTTTAGGAAAAATAGAAGGCTCACCTGTTATTGCAGGAGACGAAGTCGTTTTTGGATCAGGAGATGGCAGAGTGTATCGATTGGATTTAAAGACTGGAAAGAAAATCTGGTCATACGAAATAGGAAGTCCTATTCAAAGCACCATTGCAGTTGTGAAAGATATGATTGTGGTGAGTTGTAGAGATGGAAAGGTTTATTGTTTTGAAAAGAACTAGCTGCTTGCTTCTCGTTTTTGCTTACTCGTTGATTCGATAACCAGAAACAAGGAACCAGCAACGAGAAACGAGAATATGAAGATTATAAATATTGTTCCTGGATTTGGAGGCACATTTTACTGTGGAAATTGCTTACGCGATAGTGGTTTTATCAAAACACTAAATTCACTTGGACATGATGCCATGACCCTTCCTATTTATCTTCCACTTTCAGTAGATAACAGGCAAGCTGAAACAGATGTTCCTGTGTTTTATGGTGCAGTAAACCTATATTTAAAACAACAATTCCCTTTTCTAAGAAGAATGCCTAAGGGGATGAAGAACTTCTTTAATTCCAGTTGGATTTTAAGATATGCTGCTAAAAAAGCTGGATCTACTCGAGCCAAAGGATTAGAAGAAATGACGGTTTCCATGCTCAAAGGACATGAGGGATATCAAAAGGAAGAATTGAATCAATTGGTTGACTTCATTGCCTCTGAACAACCTGATGTAGTTCATCTTTCAAATGCTCTATTATTGGGGCTGGCACACAAAATTAAAAATGAATTAAATATTAAAGTAGTTTGTTCATTGCAGGATGAAGATGTTTGGGTAGATGCAATGTCAAATAAATATCAGGATTATGTGTGGAAACTCATGGGGTACAAAGCAAAAGATGTTGATGCATTTGTAGCTGTTAGTCAATATTTTGCTGATTTGATGCAAACGAAAATGGAAATTCCTAATGAAAAACTACATGTGGTTCCTATTGGAGTTAATCCAGATCATTATAAAATCAATGAACCCAATATTGAAATACCAACTATTGGGTATTTATCAAGGCGAAATAAAGAAAATGGTTTTGAAGTATTAATCGATGCCTTTATCTTGCTTAAAAAGAATTCAGAATTCAAACAGACCAGACTAAAAGTTACTGGAGGCAAAACGTCTGATGATAAACGATTCATCAAGAAACAGCTAAAAAAACTTGAGAAAAACAACATTCTTGAAGATGTTGAATTCATAGAAAACTTCAAACAAGAAAACATGAATGACTTTTTCAAAGGCTTGACTGTTCTCTCTGTTCCTGTTTTAAAGGGAGAAGCTTTCGGCATGTATCAATTAGAATCACTGGCTTCTGGAATTCCAATTGTTCAACCTAAGATTGGAGCCTTTCCTGAGATTATCGAAAACACTAATGGAGGTGTTTTGTTTGATCCAAATTATTCCAGAACACTTGCCAGCAAACTTGAGGAAGTGCTATCGAATACCGAAGCCTTACATATCATGAGTATAAATGGACGGAAAGCGGTTGAAGAACAATACAATACCAATATCCTTACAGAAAGAATGATTAGCATTTATTCTAAGCTTTAATTTAGAAAGATGATTGAAATACAAAATTTATCAAAACAATATGAAAATGCTTCTCAAATTATTCAGGAAGTTCTTTTGGATATTAATCTTACAATTGAACTAGGTGACTCCATAGCAATTGTAGGTCCTTCAGGATCAGGAAAAAGCACGCTGCTAAATTTGATTGGAAGTTTAGATATTCCTTCTTCTGGAGATATAATGTTTGAAGGAAAAAATATCAATCAACTTAATGAAAAAGAAGTCTCTGAATTCAGAAATACTAAAATTGGTTTTGTATTTCAGCAACATCATCTCCTGCCCCAGCTTACATTGTTAGAAAATGTACTTCTGCCCACTTTGGTTTCAAACAATAAAGATGATGCCTCAAAAATTGAAATCAGGGCAAAGCAATTGTTGAAAAAAGTCGGATTGGAAGATAAAATTGATCAATCACCTTCACATTGTTCAGTGGGTGAATGTCAACGAGCTGCAGTTGTAAGAGCGTTGATTAATCAACCAAAAGTGATTCTGGCAGATGAACCAACTGGCTCTTTGGATGAACAAAATGCTTCAGAATTGGTCGATTTACTTTCTCAGATCAATAAAGATGAGAATGTTTCCATTGTTATGGTTACCCATTCATTGGAACTGGCTAGTAAGATGAAGAAAGTTTATAAGTTGTCAAATAAGAAATTAGTTCTTATTTAAATCCCAAACCACAATATACAAATGACAAATAAATCACAAGTTTCAAAAATCAAACTCCAAACAATTGTTATTTGGAATTTAGATATTGGAATTTGTTTGAGATTTATTATTTGAGATTTGATTATTATATGAAATTATCAAAACTGATACATAGAAGTTTAATATTCTACAAGAAACAGCATCTTGCTTTGCTAATTGGCACCATTATTAGTACTGCCGTTTTAACCGGAGCCTTAATTATTGGTGATTCAGTTCGAGGTAGTTTACACTCTTTAGTGGATAAAAGGTTGGGAAATACAGAATATGTTCTTCAGTCAGGAGATCGATTTGTAACCAACGAATTGGCGAATAAAATATCTGCTGAGCTTGAAATAAACTCAGCTTCCCTCCTACAATTAAAGGGAATAGCCATAAACTCAGAAACTGATACCAGAATCAATAAAGTTCAGGTTTTAGGTATTGACAATTCCTTTTGGGAGCTTTCCAATCTGGAAATAGGAGCTCCTTTAGAAGATGAAGTCTATATCAGTCAAAACATTGCTAAAAAATTAGAATTAAGTCTTGAAGATGAACTTTTGTTACGTGTATCAAATGTGGATGTTATTCCATTAAATGCTCCATTTGCTGAAGAAAAGGACGCAACAATATCTTTTCGACTAATAATCAAAAGAATTTTGTCTGATCATGAAATGGGCAGATATTCTTTACAATCAGACCAAAAAGCGCCTTTTAATGTTTTTGTAAATCAAAGCCAACTTGCCCAAACATTAGATTTAGAAGATTTAGTGAATACAATTCTTGCGGAAAAATCCGATCAGATAAATGCGGAATTACTGAACGAAAGCTTAAAAAAATCTTGGAATCTTGAGGATGCCGGTTTATTCATCAGGGAACTTAAGGATGAAAAAAAATACGAAGTTTTATCAAAGCGAATCTTTATTGATGAATCAATTGCTCTTGCATTAAATGAACTTAGTCCGATACACAAAATACTGACGTATTTGATAAATTCCATTAGAAATGACACATTTGAAACACCTTATTCTTTTGTAAGTGCAATATCAGATTATAAAGGTGAAGGGATTCATGTAAATAACTGGCTTAAAAATGATTTACACATCGAGAATGGCGATTTACTCACATTGAAATATTTTAGCATTGGTCCCTTACGTCAGCTAGAAGTAAAAGAACATTCATTCCATGAAATAGGATTCTCAGAAATTGATGATGGACCTTATCGAAAAAGCCTGATGCCTGAGTTTCCTGGACTTGCTGATGCAGGTAGTTGCAGCGACTGGAATACAGGAGTGCCAATTGATTTGGACAAAATTAGAGATAAAGATGAAGATTATTGGGATGAATTTAAAGGAACACCCAAAGCAGTTATTTCACTCGAACTTGGTCAAAAACTTTGGGGCAATAAATATGGTCAATACACTTCCTTTAGATTCGGCTTGGATCAATATTCGGAAGATGAACTAGCAGATAGTATTTTATCAAAACTTAATCCTGCTGAATTAAATCTTAGCTTTATAAATGCCAGAGGAGAAGGGAAATTGGCTGCCAAAAACTCTGTTGATTTTGGCGAACTCTTTTTAAGCCTCAGCTTTTTTGTAATTCTTGCGGGAGTTTTACTCACTATTTTACTTTTTGCATTAAACACAGCTTCCAGAAGTCAGGAAACAGCCATATTAGCTTCTATTGGTTACAGAAGAAAGAAAATACTAAAAATCCGCCTAATCGAATCTTCAGTGGTAATGGCAGTCGGCTCATTACTTGGTGTTGGTTTTGGAATTCTTTATAACCAATTGCTACTTTCAGGATTAAATTCGGTTTGGCAAGATGCTGTGAAAACAAATATGCTATCCGTTCATCTGAAAGCCTCTACACTATTGATTGGAGGCTTGAGTGGTTTGGTGATCTCATTTTTATCAATCTATTTTGTGACCAGAAATCAATTAAAACAACAGCTTGCTTCTTCACTTAAAAAACAAAATAATTCAAAGAGTAATAAGATAAA
Coding sequences:
- a CDS encoding PQQ-like beta-propeller repeat protein gives rise to the protein GCDGFLHSVDIHSGKANEKIDIGTYIAASPAIENGKAYFGNYDGEFMCIDLETQKTLWKNADATAYVNSPSIAEDFVVIGSQNRYMYCFKKETGALLWKFKTLGKIEGSPVIAGDEVVFGSGDGRVYRLDLKTGKKIWSYEIGSPIQSTIAVVKDMIVVSCRDGKVYCFEKN
- a CDS encoding glycosyltransferase family 4 protein, which encodes MKIINIVPGFGGTFYCGNCLRDSGFIKTLNSLGHDAMTLPIYLPLSVDNRQAETDVPVFYGAVNLYLKQQFPFLRRMPKGMKNFFNSSWILRYAAKKAGSTRAKGLEEMTVSMLKGHEGYQKEELNQLVDFIASEQPDVVHLSNALLLGLAHKIKNELNIKVVCSLQDEDVWVDAMSNKYQDYVWKLMGYKAKDVDAFVAVSQYFADLMQTKMEIPNEKLHVVPIGVNPDHYKINEPNIEIPTIGYLSRRNKENGFEVLIDAFILLKKNSEFKQTRLKVTGGKTSDDKRFIKKQLKKLEKNNILEDVEFIENFKQENMNDFFKGLTVLSVPVLKGEAFGMYQLESLASGIPIVQPKIGAFPEIIENTNGGVLFDPNYSRTLASKLEEVLSNTEALHIMSINGRKAVEEQYNTNILTERMISIYSKL
- a CDS encoding ABC transporter ATP-binding protein, whose protein sequence is MIEIQNLSKQYENASQIIQEVLLDINLTIELGDSIAIVGPSGSGKSTLLNLIGSLDIPSSGDIMFEGKNINQLNEKEVSEFRNTKIGFVFQQHHLLPQLTLLENVLLPTLVSNNKDDASKIEIRAKQLLKKVGLEDKIDQSPSHCSVGECQRAAVVRALINQPKVILADEPTGSLDEQNASELVDLLSQINKDENVSIVMVTHSLELASKMKKVYKLSNKKLVLI
- a CDS encoding FtsX-like permease family protein translates to MKLSKLIHRSLIFYKKQHLALLIGTIISTAVLTGALIIGDSVRGSLHSLVDKRLGNTEYVLQSGDRFVTNELANKISAELEINSASLLQLKGIAINSETDTRINKVQVLGIDNSFWELSNLEIGAPLEDEVYISQNIAKKLELSLEDELLLRVSNVDVIPLNAPFAEEKDATISFRLIIKRILSDHEMGRYSLQSDQKAPFNVFVNQSQLAQTLDLEDLVNTILAEKSDQINAELLNESLKKSWNLEDAGLFIRELKDEKKYEVLSKRIFIDESIALALNELSPIHKILTYLINSIRNDTFETPYSFVSAISDYKGEGIHVNNWLKNDLHIENGDLLTLKYFSIGPLRQLEVKEHSFHEIGFSEIDDGPYRKSLMPEFPGLADAGSCSDWNTGVPIDLDKIRDKDEDYWDEFKGTPKAVISLELGQKLWGNKYGQYTSFRFGLDQYSEDELADSILSKLNPAELNLSFINARGEGKLAAKNSVDFGELFLSLSFFVILAGVLLTILLFALNTASRSQETAILASIGYRRKKILKIRLIESSVVMAVGSLLGVGFGILYNQLLLSGLNSVWQDAVKTNMLSVHLKASTLLIGGLSGLVISFLSIYFVTRNQLKQQLASSLKKQNNSKSNKINWSLWISWTGFAGAIGLVVYSIIDGVHYNASAFLLAGFLMLIGIVLTVNRFIGKRNEKSKNANFSLKSLVFKNLGLHQKRNIATISLLALGTFAVIITGANRKTFYGVENDNQSGTGGYLFWAETSIPILHDLNSEDGIERFGLDDTITKDIEFHQMQVVEGNDASCLNLNLVQNPQILGVNYIDFINRSSFSFTKGFYYPLINSPWMFLKHHDSNNIYSAIVDQTVLTWGLMKEVGDTLFYKDEFGEQIGFIIVGALGNSIFQGNILVSNKVIQKHFPTISGSKIMLVDGPTEKKIEIEQMLNEQFIDRGIEISSTSQRLAEFNSVTNSYLTVFMMLGGLGILIGTIGLGIVLLRNLQDRKYELALLKALGYQKNQIFKLIITENLLILFLGLITGIIAAFIGILPSLLSPSFTLPYGFVLLLLGSILLVGFLSIYLTAKGSLKRNYLEHLRRE